One Cyanobium sp. Tous-M-B4 DNA segment encodes these proteins:
- a CDS encoding Rieske 2Fe-2S domain-containing protein, giving the protein MSHGYVAVQWTRRKLIYDGILLGTVSVYLLLFMAISHWWAAAANAPLETDGVAIRAYGSAAYILLHLTLSIGPLARLNPLFHTLLFNRRHMGVLVFLLGFLHVNGWHLPMEPWSWLGQKAPELPWSFHGALNWYNDFGNRDPLVSLFTSNRHFNNFELFPFELLGVVGLAVLFVMAVTSHDFWLTNLTAPVWKAIHMAIYVGYAALVGHVCLGALQSNQSPWLAALILAGLFWLLSIHLISGWREWAIDGHPLVVETSGWVDLGPIDAIPDGRAKVVVLAGERVAVFRRGAEVFALSNVCQHQNGPLGEGQVVNGCVVCPWHGYEYRLETGASPPPFTECVPTFPVELHQGRVRLGLPPHQPQQT; this is encoded by the coding sequence ATGAGCCATGGCTACGTAGCGGTGCAATGGACGCGCCGAAAACTCATTTACGACGGCATTCTGCTCGGGACGGTCAGTGTCTACCTCCTGCTGTTCATGGCGATCAGCCATTGGTGGGCCGCAGCAGCCAATGCTCCCTTGGAGACCGACGGGGTCGCCATCCGGGCCTACGGCAGTGCGGCCTATATCTTGTTACATCTCACCCTTTCGATTGGCCCTCTCGCCCGTCTCAACCCGCTCTTTCACACCCTGCTGTTTAACCGCCGTCACATGGGGGTGTTGGTGTTTTTGCTGGGCTTCTTGCACGTCAACGGTTGGCATTTGCCAATGGAACCCTGGAGTTGGCTTGGGCAGAAAGCCCCAGAGCTGCCGTGGAGTTTCCATGGAGCGCTGAATTGGTACAACGACTTCGGTAATCGCGATCCGCTGGTGAGTTTATTCACCAGCAATCGACACTTCAACAACTTTGAGTTGTTTCCCTTTGAGTTGTTGGGGGTCGTGGGCTTGGCGGTGCTGTTTGTGATGGCTGTCACTAGCCACGACTTCTGGTTAACGAATCTCACGGCGCCAGTCTGGAAAGCCATTCATATGGCGATCTATGTCGGCTATGCGGCTCTGGTGGGCCATGTGTGTTTAGGGGCATTGCAGAGCAACCAGTCCCCTTGGCTGGCAGCACTGATCTTGGCGGGTCTGTTTTGGTTGCTGTCCATTCATCTGATCAGTGGTTGGAGGGAATGGGCGATTGATGGTCATCCGCTGGTTGTAGAGACCTCAGGTTGGGTGGATCTGGGACCCATCGATGCCATTCCCGATGGCCGGGCCAAAGTTGTCGTGTTGGCTGGGGAGCGGGTCGCGGTCTTTCGCCGCGGAGCAGAGGTGTTTGCCCTCTCGAATGTCTGTCAACACCAGAACGGCCCGTTGGGGGAGGGCCAAGTCGTGAACGGCTGCGTGGTCTGCCCATGGCATGGCTACGAATACCGCTTGGAAACCGGTGCCTCCCCGCCACCATTTACGGAATGTGTGCCTACGTTCCCGGTCGAGTTGCATCAGGGGAG
- a CDS encoding EamA family transporter, which yields MKNNMAPARSSQSADKTGIALALATTGLEALQPLVLVLAYQLGSTRLVNGHNPINFCNGLLFGNAFSLVALLLARRFQRQRDRRSRDQETAWNSRLAFTSLLPIGCNALLEVALVIAFSRISAIQVTLTVACTAIALMIWDCLDQRKAPKTLPTVGAVLVALSAWIALGPTTDTETGVELSAMGVNLIPNTTTGNGLLLVLILMLGMLYYKYSEPVTREASIFAYAIWQTGVQTSIFFIWAITTFGLAHLYDLQSPLLWQAMLVYGGVISTAYTLVEAAALAKAGGTLVALCEGFLPFASGLLAWFILREQLTFNLVISCVIAGAGIGLIEAQKLRSRGQAAIDP from the coding sequence GTGAAGAACAACATGGCTCCAGCAAGATCGAGCCAGTCCGCGGACAAAACGGGGATCGCACTCGCTTTAGCAACAACCGGGCTTGAGGCTCTCCAGCCCCTAGTGCTGGTGCTCGCTTATCAACTGGGCTCAACGCGATTGGTGAATGGGCATAACCCGATTAACTTCTGCAATGGCCTGTTATTTGGCAACGCTTTCAGCCTGGTGGCGCTATTGCTGGCAAGACGCTTCCAACGGCAGCGCGACCGACGAAGCAGAGATCAGGAAACGGCATGGAACTCAAGACTGGCCTTCACATCTCTCCTCCCAATTGGTTGCAATGCCCTGCTAGAAGTGGCACTGGTGATTGCTTTTTCTCGGATCAGCGCCATCCAGGTCACCCTCACCGTAGCCTGTACAGCTATCGCATTGATGATTTGGGACTGCCTTGATCAACGCAAAGCGCCGAAGACCCTCCCTACCGTGGGAGCCGTTCTTGTGGCTCTCTCCGCCTGGATTGCACTGGGGCCGACAACAGACACAGAAACAGGCGTAGAGCTCAGCGCCATGGGAGTGAATCTGATACCCAATACAACTACTGGCAATGGATTGCTTTTGGTCCTTATCCTCATGCTGGGCATGCTGTATTACAAGTACTCAGAGCCAGTTACGCGGGAGGCCAGCATATTCGCCTATGCCATCTGGCAAACCGGCGTGCAAACATCTATTTTCTTCATTTGGGCAATCACTACATTTGGTTTAGCCCATCTCTACGACCTACAGTCCCCTCTACTCTGGCAAGCGATGCTTGTCTACGGTGGCGTGATCTCCACGGCTTATACATTAGTGGAGGCGGCCGCCCTGGCCAAAGCAGGCGGAACACTCGTTGCCCTTTGCGAGGGTTTTCTACCGTTCGCTAGCGGACTGCTCGCTTGGTTCATCTTAAGAGAACAACTAACCTTCAACCTCGTCATCAGCTGCGTGATCGCAGGAGCCGGCATTGGCTTGATTGAAGCCCAAAAACTACGCAGTCGCGGTCAGGCCGCAATCGACCCATAG
- a CDS encoding molybdopterin-dependent oxidoreductase: protein MQTNGAVPEFAKNQVEPSALLVNSFNGVPEINAASFSLTVDGLVQQPQQLSLSALNQFPQQEMVIRHDCVVGWTVIVAWGGVQLGDMLRLAGVSPLAGYVAFESADGYFETWDLCTALHPQTLLGTKMNGAPLPAANGAPLRLASPLKLSYKLSKWITAIHVLSTLNPQRLGTWEDQGYEWFAGL from the coding sequence ATGCAAACCAATGGTGCCGTTCCAGAATTTGCAAAAAACCAAGTGGAGCCCTCAGCACTACTGGTGAATAGCTTCAACGGTGTGCCAGAGATCAATGCAGCTAGTTTTTCACTCACCGTGGATGGTTTGGTGCAACAACCACAACAACTAAGTCTGAGCGCACTCAACCAGTTCCCCCAGCAGGAGATGGTTATCCGACATGATTGCGTGGTAGGCTGGACAGTTATTGTGGCCTGGGGAGGTGTGCAGCTGGGCGATATGCTCAGGCTAGCAGGAGTGTCTCCGCTGGCGGGGTATGTGGCCTTCGAATCAGCGGATGGATACTTCGAAACCTGGGATCTATGCACGGCGCTCCATCCCCAGACATTGCTGGGAACCAAGATGAATGGAGCCCCCTTGCCTGCCGCCAATGGAGCACCACTGCGGTTAGCCTCCCCCCTGAAGCTGAGCTACAAGCTGAGCAAGTGGATCACCGCTATTCACGTGCTTAGCACTCTGAATCCTCAGCGGCTCGGCACGTGGGAAGATCAAGGTTATGAGTGGTTTGCAGGTTTATGA
- a CDS encoding ureidoglycolate lyase, whose translation MTTLNAEPITSADFLVYGQPITPVRDLAPFGEHDADLYFGKGPIRFYIEIMENPGEFLRVMARHIHCSQCLASADAEPWWIAVAAPQLDSNEIDLSTIRLFRVEPRQAVKLAPGTWHAGPYFSSSTATFYNLELSTTNVDDHTTSRLETELHLQLS comes from the coding sequence ATGACAACCCTCAACGCCGAGCCAATCACATCAGCCGACTTCCTCGTCTACGGCCAGCCGATCACCCCCGTGCGTGACTTGGCTCCCTTCGGTGAACACGATGCTGATCTGTATTTTGGCAAGGGTCCGATCCGGTTTTACATCGAGATCATGGAGAATCCAGGTGAGTTTCTGAGGGTTATGGCACGCCACATTCATTGCAGTCAATGCCTGGCCTCAGCCGATGCTGAGCCGTGGTGGATCGCCGTAGCCGCTCCTCAACTCGACAGCAACGAGATTGATCTCAGCACGATTCGCCTGTTTCGCGTGGAACCTCGGCAGGCGGTCAAGCTCGCTCCAGGCACCTGGCATGCAGGCCCTTATTTCAGCAGTTCAACGGCAACATTTTATAACCTCGAGCTCTCCACTACCAATGTGGATGACCACACAACGAGTCGCCTTGAGACAGAGCTTCATCTCCAGCTGAGCTGA
- a CDS encoding Coq4 family protein, whose amino-acid sequence MRIQYQNLSGQPQRLDRLLQLAHLAECCDTKIEDTFLLANSLRDSPQMKRCVARLMQDPSSRQLIQSRKLHSVLPPEELAGFKPGTLGRIYYEVIKNEGLSYTYGPGPEYFNNLETDADYVNYRVFCTHDFYHIVSGFALDVFGEIGARSLLVAQCGYPPMALTDVVNLLSSWLANDIFPGEDNDLDGELSQVYLVEVMSLGICMAKACQPLFGTDWDSLLPLHLDQVRELLQINPVIEGRYSWHSQGKLAHLAL is encoded by the coding sequence ATGCGTATCCAATACCAAAATCTTTCCGGGCAGCCACAACGCCTGGATCGACTGCTGCAACTGGCCCATCTCGCCGAGTGCTGCGACACCAAAATTGAAGATACTTTTCTGCTGGCCAACAGTCTGCGGGACAGCCCACAGATGAAGCGTTGTGTCGCACGACTGATGCAGGATCCCAGCTCCAGGCAACTTATACAATCGCGCAAACTGCACAGTGTGCTTCCGCCAGAGGAGCTGGCGGGCTTCAAGCCGGGCACGCTTGGACGAATCTATTACGAGGTGATCAAGAATGAGGGCCTATCTTACACTTACGGGCCAGGGCCGGAGTACTTCAACAACCTCGAGACGGATGCTGATTACGTGAATTATCGCGTATTCTGCACCCATGACTTCTATCATATTGTCTCTGGGTTCGCCCTTGATGTTTTCGGGGAGATTGGCGCTCGCTCCCTGCTGGTGGCGCAGTGCGGCTACCCACCGATGGCCCTGACCGATGTAGTGAATCTTTTGTCCAGCTGGCTTGCTAACGACATCTTCCCAGGCGAGGACAACGATCTCGATGGCGAGCTCTCACAGGTTTATCTGGTTGAGGTGATGTCCCTCGGCATCTGCATGGCTAAGGCCTGCCAACCGCTTTTCGGAACCGACTGGGATTCACTGCTGCCCCTCCACCTCGATCAGGTGCGAGAACTGCTGCAGATCAACCCCGTGATCGAAGGGCGCTACAGCTGGCACAGCCAGGGCAAGCTGGCACATCTCGCGTTATGA
- a CDS encoding MFS transporter has translation MAFAVGVSAANPFYAQSLLPSVERGFHLQQGTVLMGPTLIQLGMALGYLWLLPLGDACERRRLLCLLALGMAMASTAAVIAPSFAWLLAAWFALGLVALIPALLPPFLTALTPEANQGRMLGIVLSGQFTGILLSRSVSGVVAQLWGWRAIYGIAAMTMLGVALMLRNALPISTPSTEQSYGQLVASQLALWRRHSRLRSSCLSQALLFGSFMALWSAVALHLAEPPWHFGPGLIGGFGLVGLASILAAPTIGRQVDLRGPDRIVLAGVICAGAGVLLLRSLPMALPAIVIGLMAVDLGVQGGFVAYQARIYAIDPQARSRMSGQLFLSAYLGAAVSSAVTSANWNGWGWNGTCGFALLLVALALLIEHSSWGPYRS, from the coding sequence ATGGCATTTGCCGTTGGGGTGAGCGCGGCCAACCCCTTTTATGCGCAATCTCTGTTGCCTTCGGTGGAACGTGGTTTCCACCTGCAGCAGGGCACGGTCTTGATGGGGCCGACACTGATCCAACTGGGCATGGCCTTGGGGTATTTGTGGCTTCTGCCCCTGGGGGACGCCTGCGAACGCCGTCGCTTGCTTTGTCTCCTGGCCTTGGGTATGGCCATGGCCAGCACCGCGGCGGTGATCGCGCCCTCTTTTGCCTGGCTGCTCGCGGCCTGGTTTGCCCTTGGTCTTGTGGCTCTGATTCCTGCCCTGCTGCCGCCGTTCCTCACAGCGTTGACACCGGAGGCGAACCAGGGCCGGATGTTGGGGATTGTGCTCAGCGGCCAGTTCACCGGGATCCTGCTGTCTCGCAGCGTGAGCGGTGTGGTGGCGCAGTTGTGGGGCTGGAGGGCTATCTATGGCATTGCGGCCATGACGATGCTGGGTGTGGCATTAATGCTCCGTAACGCCCTGCCGATCAGTACTCCCAGCACTGAGCAGAGCTACGGACAGTTAGTGGCCTCTCAGCTGGCGTTGTGGCGCAGGCACTCACGGCTGCGGAGTTCCTGCCTTTCCCAGGCGTTGCTGTTCGGCAGCTTCATGGCTCTGTGGAGTGCGGTGGCGTTACATCTGGCGGAACCGCCCTGGCACTTCGGCCCGGGGCTGATTGGGGGTTTTGGTCTGGTTGGGCTGGCCAGCATCCTGGCGGCTCCAACAATCGGCCGCCAGGTCGATCTCCGCGGCCCTGATCGAATCGTGCTGGCAGGAGTGATATGTGCCGGAGCTGGAGTGCTGCTTCTGAGGTCGTTGCCGATGGCGCTGCCGGCCATAGTGATAGGTCTGATGGCGGTGGACCTCGGGGTTCAAGGCGGCTTCGTGGCCTACCAGGCACGGATTTATGCCATTGATCCGCAGGCCCGCAGCCGCATGAGCGGACAGCTGTTCCTCTCGGCCTATCTGGGTGCGGCGGTCAGCTCCGCCGTGACCTCAGCAAACTGGAATGGTTGGGGCTGGAACGGTACCTGTGGCTTTGCGCTGCTGCTTGTGGCCCTGGCTCTGCTGATTGAGCATTCCAGTTGGGGGCCTTACCGCTCATAA
- a CDS encoding L,D-transpeptidase, translating to MTTPMSAERFSDRFRYYRDQPQQQRGVLQLFEAISSTECAEEILCEQAPWALTYSEQPPVPAQPQPPAGSLDPRGSEEAGMAGPQKAAPVKPGDSCLLVNDRDEDMEAYDHSGKFLWKLPCLARGQGADTDWSHINTDTPPGLYRLGQLYADYEQNPNPPCSDTAMAYGWCSFDMEELEDQEVKAGRAGIMLHGGGSACGWPEAWAPQQPLHPTLGCIRIHNAALRDKLLPLYRKGTVYVGVFQEKK from the coding sequence ATGACCACCCCGATGAGCGCCGAGCGGTTCAGCGATCGCTTCCGCTATTACCGCGACCAGCCGCAGCAGCAACGCGGCGTTCTGCAGCTGTTTGAGGCAATCAGCAGCACTGAGTGCGCCGAGGAGATCCTCTGCGAGCAGGCGCCCTGGGCGCTCACCTACAGCGAGCAGCCGCCAGTCCCAGCCCAGCCGCAGCCCCCTGCCGGCAGCCTCGATCCCCGCGGTTCAGAGGAAGCCGGTATGGCTGGGCCGCAGAAGGCAGCACCGGTCAAACCGGGTGATTCCTGCCTGCTTGTGAATGACCGCGACGAAGACATGGAGGCCTATGACCACAGCGGCAAGTTTCTGTGGAAGCTTCCCTGTCTGGCCCGCGGCCAGGGCGCGGATACCGACTGGAGCCACATCAACACCGACACCCCGCCGGGGCTCTACAGGTTGGGCCAGCTGTATGCGGACTACGAGCAGAACCCCAATCCCCCCTGCTCCGATACCGCCATGGCCTACGGCTGGTGCTCCTTTGATATGGAGGAGCTGGAAGACCAGGAGGTCAAGGCCGGCCGGGCCGGGATCATGCTCCACGGCGGTGGCTCCGCCTGCGGCTGGCCTGAGGCCTGGGCTCCGCAGCAGCCCCTGCATCCCACCCTGGGTTGCATCCGCATTCACAACGCCGCTCTACGCGACAAGCTGCTGCCCCTGTACCGCAAAGGCACGGTGTATGTGGGGGTGTTTCAGGAAAAAAAGTGA
- a CDS encoding Rieske 2Fe-2S domain-containing protein translates to MRDPASLDLSRPWLSRLPLAWPLLSSVELGRERAMALQAFGLPLLLLRGADGVASAHIDRCPHRLVSFFSGPNPPVVEGDTVRCPFHSQTFNQQGRCVRTLHGESDKSQSLLSLPLLEEGGFLWLPLSRSLFAGRGQLAMPPEQVEAARAAIRLPQEFEQLNDPSRFRCHPLFDYRYPCGPWGLTITSGIDHTHGFQVHGIAQVVHRLRSFFGAETLSGMHVVRNDAERSVLVTYEQFSNSLRAYWKVGGAPNLWLNKLDEGLYIAVLFVPEDSKATMTRGCIYIDKHTWGGLEFPPFLNRLRDLSIQNSEEDRPFIESQARFLDPGELPIGYASSNDAPVYHFFRYLEQMTGTPIDFGFAKASVQELVSRNFWSS, encoded by the coding sequence ATGCGTGACCCGGCCAGCCTCGATCTCAGTCGCCCCTGGCTGTCGCGCCTGCCGCTGGCCTGGCCGTTGTTGAGTTCTGTTGAACTTGGGCGGGAACGGGCGATGGCGCTGCAGGCCTTTGGGTTGCCGCTTTTGCTCCTTCGTGGCGCCGATGGTGTCGCCTCGGCCCACATCGACCGCTGCCCCCATCGACTTGTCTCCTTCTTCTCCGGGCCTAACCCCCCTGTCGTTGAAGGCGACACGGTTCGCTGTCCCTTCCATTCGCAGACGTTCAACCAGCAGGGCCGCTGCGTGCGCACGCTGCATGGCGAGAGCGACAAATCACAGAGTCTGCTCAGCTTGCCGCTGCTGGAGGAGGGAGGGTTCCTTTGGCTGCCTCTGAGCCGCAGTCTCTTCGCTGGCCGTGGCCAACTTGCCATGCCGCCGGAGCAGGTCGAAGCAGCGCGGGCGGCTATCCGGCTGCCGCAGGAGTTCGAGCAGCTCAACGATCCGAGCCGTTTCCGCTGTCATCCGCTGTTTGATTACCGTTATCCCTGTGGGCCTTGGGGCCTGACCATCACCAGCGGCATCGACCACACCCACGGGTTTCAGGTCCATGGCATCGCCCAAGTAGTGCATCGACTGCGCAGCTTTTTCGGCGCTGAAACCCTTAGCGGCATGCATGTTGTTCGCAACGATGCAGAGCGTTCGGTGCTGGTCACATATGAGCAATTTAGCAATTCCCTCCGGGCTTACTGGAAGGTAGGGGGAGCGCCGAACCTCTGGCTCAACAAGCTTGACGAGGGTCTTTACATCGCCGTGCTGTTTGTGCCGGAGGACTCCAAGGCGACCATGACCCGCGGCTGCATTTACATCGACAAACACACCTGGGGGGGCTTGGAATTTCCACCGTTTCTGAACCGCCTGCGCGATTTATCGATTCAGAACAGCGAGGAAGACCGGCCCTTCATCGAAAGCCAGGCGCGCTTTCTGGATCCAGGTGAGCTGCCGATCGGCTATGCCTCCAGCAACGATGCACCGGTGTATCACTTCTTTCGTTACCTCGAACAGATGACCGGCACGCCGATTGATTTCGGTTTCGCCAAGGCCTCCGTTCAGGAGCTTGTGTCCAGAAATTTCTGGAGCAGCTGA
- a CDS encoding aromatic ring-hydroxylating dioxygenase subunit alpha: protein MLPLQELGADPVAVTLLGRSLVIWRGENGQLGALDDRCRHRSASLADGRIGAEGHLHCPYHGWAFDTRGHCRLLPQQPGQPIPDRCHTRPYQVQERHGLAWVCMAPEARLPIPALAMAEAPGHRRIAGFHERWQCSAFRVIENGLDNIHHYFVHQGVLDALSPVPDPMEGGITLTEDGLEFSIPLMVSTTAALEATVADGSANLRVERHVRWLAPLGLTLELTWPNGRQQCIVLFAVPRDDQSCTILRFYLRNDLEEEVSAASVIAFERALIDQDRRILEAMPAQLDPCPSGEQLIEADQPIARMRQLLQKFLDTSS, encoded by the coding sequence ATGCTCCCCCTTCAAGAGCTTGGGGCGGATCCGGTGGCAGTGACCCTGCTGGGGCGGTCCCTGGTGATTTGGCGAGGAGAGAATGGTCAGCTCGGCGCATTGGACGATCGCTGTCGCCATCGATCCGCCTCCCTCGCCGACGGTCGCATCGGCGCCGAGGGGCATTTGCACTGCCCGTATCACGGCTGGGCCTTCGACACCAGGGGGCACTGCCGGCTCCTGCCCCAGCAACCCGGCCAGCCGATTCCTGACCGCTGCCACACCAGGCCATACCAGGTGCAGGAGCGTCATGGATTGGCGTGGGTATGCATGGCGCCGGAGGCCAGGCTGCCGATCCCGGCGCTAGCGATGGCCGAGGCGCCCGGCCATCGGCGCATCGCAGGATTCCACGAACGTTGGCAGTGCTCCGCCTTCCGAGTGATTGAAAACGGTCTCGATAACATCCACCATTACTTTGTGCACCAAGGGGTGCTGGATGCCCTCTCGCCTGTGCCGGACCCGATGGAGGGCGGCATCACCCTCACCGAGGACGGACTGGAATTCAGCATCCCTCTAATGGTCAGCACCACAGCTGCGCTGGAGGCCACCGTGGCTGACGGCAGCGCCAACCTGCGGGTGGAGAGACACGTCCGCTGGCTGGCTCCCCTGGGGCTCACTCTGGAGCTCACCTGGCCCAATGGCCGGCAGCAGTGCATCGTGCTGTTCGCTGTCCCCCGCGACGATCAGTCATGCACGATCCTGCGCTTTTATCTGCGGAATGACCTCGAAGAGGAGGTGAGCGCAGCCAGCGTGATCGCTTTTGAGCGCGCCCTGATCGATCAGGATCGACGCATCCTGGAGGCGATGCCGGCGCAACTTGATCCCTGCCCGAGCGGCGAGCAACTGATCGAGGCCGACCAACCGATCGCCCGCATGCGTCAGCTGCTCCAGAAATTTCTGGACACAAGCTCCTGA
- a CDS encoding cytochrome P450, with product MDDVALLIKLVSPHGHRWLQILETAQALNVSAVREPIELGGCLIPEGDSIIALVGAANRDPRVYVEQNRFLLDRQPNPHLSFARGLDHCL from the coding sequence ATGGATGATGTAGCCCTCCTGATTAAACTCGTATCGCCACATGGACACCGATGGCTGCAGATTCTTGAGACGGCCCAAGCACTCAATGTGAGCGCGGTGCGTGAGCCAATTGAACTGGGCGGTTGCCTCATCCCCGAAGGCGACTCGATCATCGCCCTGGTGGGAGCTGCGAACCGCGATCCTCGCGTGTACGTTGAACAGAATCGCTTCCTGTTGGATCGCCAACCCAACCCCCATCTCAGCTTTGCCCGCGGCCTGGACCACTGCCTCTGA
- a CDS encoding EF-hand domain-containing protein has product MQIPQALVERYQRLFRFYDRDRDGSHSLEGDFQPVAQAINARWGERPTPFPDLLGLLLSTYSHEVERRDLDGNGAVNEEEFVTSHASVIEAFGRLPQQARSFIAKSAGGFFDCLDLDGDGCLELADLEAYASAFGKPTAGIQANLARMLAAFDLPPDRLPKAVFLELVVQYWFDPSGEAPGRWLFDIGADLSP; this is encoded by the coding sequence GTGCAGATCCCTCAAGCCCTGGTTGAGCGCTACCAGCGCCTCTTTCGCTTCTACGACCGCGATCGTGACGGCAGCCATTCCCTGGAAGGCGACTTCCAGCCTGTAGCGCAGGCCATTAATGCTCGATGGGGTGAGCGACCAACGCCTTTTCCCGATTTGCTCGGCCTGTTGCTGTCCACCTACAGCCATGAAGTCGAAAGGCGCGATCTCGATGGCAATGGGGCCGTCAATGAGGAGGAATTTGTGACCTCCCATGCCTCGGTGATTGAGGCATTTGGCCGTTTGCCGCAGCAGGCACGTTCCTTTATCGCCAAATCAGCCGGTGGATTCTTTGATTGCCTCGACCTCGATGGTGATGGCTGCTTGGAGCTGGCCGATCTCGAGGCCTATGCCAGTGCCTTTGGCAAGCCAACCGCGGGTATTCAGGCGAATCTGGCGCGGATGCTGGCGGCGTTTGATTTGCCGCCAGATCGATTGCCCAAGGCCGTGTTTCTAGAGTTGGTGGTCCAGTATTGGTTTGATCCTTCAGGCGAAGCCCCCGGCCGCTGGCTGTTTGATATCGGGGCGGATCTTTCCCCCTGA
- a CDS encoding Coq4 family protein, translated as MRNLSHLFAPQGDSPASEQVTPFGRAMGPHLQAMLPDLLRLIEQPDHVPSALGLLNCSYASPLAFEARQLVRADSLVAALVQERYWGDWPSVEKLAAMTEGSLGHALAVLLQQAGLELIDRPEGIEQLPEDDQYLQLRIRACHDIWHLVTGFPNTLPGEVALNGFGARQLRQPGSALLIAADLMSRAHLGDTKPDLADAVSFGLRLGGVCAPLLAQRWEEGWNRPLDQWRQQLGIADELCLSPFHGH; from the coding sequence ATGCGCAACCTCTCCCATCTGTTTGCGCCGCAGGGGGACTCGCCTGCCAGCGAACAGGTCACCCCCTTTGGCCGCGCCATGGGGCCCCACCTTCAGGCGATGCTGCCTGATTTGTTGCGGTTGATTGAACAACCCGATCATGTGCCCAGCGCCCTGGGCCTGCTCAACTGCAGCTACGCAAGCCCGTTGGCGTTCGAGGCTCGCCAATTGGTTCGGGCCGACTCTCTTGTTGCGGCGCTGGTGCAAGAGCGCTACTGGGGGGATTGGCCTTCTGTGGAAAAGCTTGCTGCCATGACCGAGGGCAGCTTGGGCCATGCACTAGCGGTTCTGCTTCAGCAGGCAGGTTTGGAGTTAATCGACAGGCCAGAAGGGATAGAGCAGCTCCCTGAAGACGATCAATATCTTCAGTTGCGCATTCGCGCTTGCCATGACATCTGGCATCTCGTGACGGGCTTCCCCAATACCCTGCCGGGCGAAGTTGCCCTCAATGGCTTTGGTGCCCGTCAGCTTAGGCAGCCGGGTTCGGCCTTGCTAATTGCAGCTGATCTGATGTCGCGGGCTCACTTGGGAGACACCAAACCCGATTTGGCTGATGCGGTGTCTTTTGGCCTGCGACTCGGCGGCGTTTGTGCGCCGCTATTAGCCCAGCGCTGGGAAGAGGGCTGGAACCGGCCGCTGGATCAGTGGCGCCAGCAGCTCGGTATCGCCGATGAATTGTGTTTGAGCCCCTTCCATGGACATTGA